From a single Maylandia zebra isolate NMK-2024a linkage group LG3, Mzebra_GT3a, whole genome shotgun sequence genomic region:
- the LOC112430927 gene encoding uncharacterized protein LOC112430927, translated as MSSTQKDQHGARSQRSQEADKPHRRKGEKNYSCDECGKDFTRAGDLKTHQLIHSGVKPYSCDLCGKSFTQAGNLKKHQLIHSGVKAYSCDLCGKSFTLAQSLKTHKVIHSGVKAYSCDLCGKAFNWAENLKTHQLIHSGVKPYSCELCGKSFTRAGDLKTHQLIHSGFKPYSCDLCGKFFTQAGSLKTHQIIHSGVKAYTCELCGKSFTLPQSLKTHQVIHSGVKAYNCDLCGKSFTLAQSLKTHQLIHSGVKPYSCELCGKSFTQAGGLKTHKLIHSGVKAYNCDLCGKSFTQAQSLKTHQLIHSGVKPYSCELCGKSFTQAGGLKTHQVIHGGVKAYNCDLCGKSFIYPHQLKKHQQIHTRK; from the exons ATGTCTTCAACACAAAAG gaccaacatggagcaagaagtcagcgctctcaggaggccgacaaacctcacagaagaaagggagagaaaaactacagctgtgatgagtgtgggaaggattttacCCGGGCTGgagacttaaaaacacaccaactcatccacagtggagttaaaccttacagctgtgacttgtgtggaaagtcttttacccaggctggaaacttaaaaaaacaccaactcatccacagtggagttaaagcgtacagctgtgacttgtgtggaaagtcttttaccctggCTCAAAgcctaaaaacacacaaagtcatccacagtggagttaaagcgtacagctgtgacttgtgtggaaaggcTTTTAACTGGGCtgaaaacttaaaaacacaccaactcatccacagtggagttaaaccttacagctgtgagttgtgtggaaagtcttttacccgggctggagacttaaaaactcaccaactcatccacagtggatttaaaccttacagctgtgacttgtgtggaaagttttttacccaggctggaagcttaaaaacacaccaaatcatccacagtggagttaaagcttacacatgtgagttgtgtggaaagtcttttaccctgcCTCAaagcctaaaaacacaccaagtcatccacagtggagttaaagcctacaactgtgacttgtgtggaaagtcttttaccctggCTCAAAGCCTAAAAActcaccaactcatccacagtggagttaaaccttacagctgtgagttgtgtggaaagtcttttacccaggctgggggcttaaaaacacacaaactcatccacagtggagttaaagcctacaactgtgacttgtgtggaaagtcttttacccaggctcaaagtctaaaaacacaccaactcatccacagtggagttaaaccttacagctgtgagttgtgtggaaagtcttttacccaggctgggggcttaaaaacacaccaagtcATCCATGGTGGAGTTAAAGCTTAcaactgtgacttgtgtggaaagtcttttataTATCCACATCAGCttaaaaaacaccaacagatccacaccagaaagtaa